The following coding sequences lie in one Streptomyces venezuelae genomic window:
- the dnaN gene encoding DNA polymerase III subunit beta yields MKIRVERDVLAEAVAWAARSLPARPPAPVLAGLLLKAEEGALSLSSFDYEVSARVSVDAEIDEEGTVLVSGRLLADICRALPNRPVEISTDGVRATVVCGSSRFTLHTLPVEEYPALPQMPTATGTVPGEVFASAASQVAIAAGRDDTLPVLTGVRIEIEGDTVTLASTDRYRFAVREFLWKPENPEASAVALVPAKTLLDTAKALTSGDTVTLALSGSGAGEGLIGFEGAGRRTTTRLLEGDLPKYRTLFPTEFNSVAVIETAPFVEAVKRVALVAERNTPVRLSFEQGVLILEAGSSDDAQAVERVDAQLDGDDISIAFNPTFLLDGLSAIDSPVAQLSFTTSTKPALLSGKPAVDAEADEAYKYLIMPVRLSG; encoded by the coding sequence GTGAAGATCCGGGTTGAACGCGACGTACTCGCGGAGGCAGTGGCCTGGGCGGCGCGCAGCCTCCCGGCCCGGCCGCCCGCGCCCGTCCTCGCGGGCCTGTTGCTGAAGGCCGAGGAAGGCGCACTGAGCCTGTCGAGCTTCGACTACGAGGTCTCGGCGCGCGTCTCGGTGGACGCGGAGATCGACGAGGAGGGCACGGTCCTCGTCTCGGGCCGCCTGCTCGCGGACATCTGCCGCGCGCTCCCCAACCGCCCGGTGGAGATCTCCACAGACGGTGTACGGGCGACGGTGGTCTGTGGCTCCTCGCGCTTCACGCTCCACACCCTCCCTGTGGAGGAGTACCCCGCACTGCCGCAGATGCCGACCGCCACGGGAACCGTCCCGGGCGAGGTCTTCGCTTCTGCCGCTTCCCAGGTGGCCATCGCGGCGGGACGGGACGACACGCTGCCCGTGCTGACCGGTGTCCGCATCGAGATCGAGGGCGACACGGTCACCCTGGCCTCCACCGACCGCTACCGCTTCGCGGTCCGCGAGTTCCTGTGGAAGCCGGAGAACCCCGAGGCGTCCGCTGTGGCCCTGGTGCCCGCCAAGACGCTCCTGGACACCGCCAAGGCGCTCACGAGCGGCGACACGGTCACCCTGGCCCTGTCCGGCTCGGGTGCCGGCGAGGGTCTGATCGGCTTCGAGGGCGCAGGGCGGCGTACGACCACGCGGCTCCTCGAAGGCGACCTGCCGAAGTACCGCACGCTGTTCCCGACCGAGTTCAACTCGGTGGCCGTGATCGAGACCGCCCCCTTCGTGGAGGCCGTCAAGCGTGTCGCCCTGGTCGCCGAGCGGAACACGCCGGTGCGGCTCAGCTTCGAGCAGGGCGTGCTGATCCTGGAGGCGGGCTCCAGCGACGACGCACAGGCTGTGGAAAGGGTCGACGCCCAGCTGGACGGTGACGACATCTCGATCGCCTTCAACCCGACGTTCCTGCTCGACGGCCTCAGCGCGATCGACTCGCCGGTCGCTCAGCTGTCGTTCACCACGTCGACGAAGCCCGCTCTTCTGAGCGGCAAGCCGGCCGTGGACGCCGAGGCGGACGAGGCGTATAAGTACCTGATCATGCCCGTACGTCTGAGCGGCTGA
- the gnd gene encoding phosphogluconate dehydrogenase (NAD(+)-dependent, decarboxylating), giving the protein MELGLVGLGKMGGNMRERIRRAGHTVIGYDRNPDLADVPSLEALVGKLKGPRVVWVMVPAGAATQATIDELGELLEPGDIVVDGGNSRWTDDEKHAEELKAKGIGFVDCGVSGGVWGLQNGYALMYGGDKDDVAKVQPIFDALKPEGDFGSVHAGKVGAGHFAKMVHNGIEYAMMQAYAEGWELLEKVDSVTDVREVFRSWQEGTVIRSWLLDLAVNALDDDEHLEKLRGFAQDSGEGRWTVEAAIDNAVPLPAITASLFARFASRQDDSPQMKMIAALRNQFGGHAVESKSEH; this is encoded by the coding sequence ATGGAGCTCGGTCTCGTCGGCCTCGGCAAGATGGGCGGCAACATGCGCGAGCGCATCCGCCGCGCAGGTCACACCGTCATCGGATACGACCGCAACCCGGATCTCGCGGATGTCCCCAGTCTCGAAGCGCTTGTGGGCAAGCTCAAGGGCCCTCGGGTGGTGTGGGTGATGGTCCCGGCCGGGGCCGCGACCCAGGCCACCATCGATGAGCTGGGCGAGCTGCTGGAGCCGGGCGACATCGTCGTGGACGGCGGCAACTCCCGCTGGACGGACGACGAGAAGCACGCCGAGGAGCTGAAGGCCAAGGGCATCGGCTTCGTCGACTGTGGCGTCTCCGGCGGCGTCTGGGGCCTCCAGAACGGCTACGCGCTGATGTACGGCGGCGACAAGGACGACGTCGCCAAGGTGCAGCCCATCTTCGACGCCCTGAAGCCGGAGGGTGACTTCGGCTCCGTCCACGCCGGCAAGGTCGGCGCGGGCCACTTCGCGAAGATGGTCCACAACGGCATCGAGTACGCGATGATGCAGGCCTACGCCGAGGGCTGGGAGCTCCTGGAGAAGGTCGACTCGGTGACGGACGTCCGTGAGGTCTTCCGCTCCTGGCAGGAGGGCACGGTCATCCGTTCCTGGCTGCTCGACCTGGCGGTCAACGCGCTGGACGACGACGAGCACCTGGAGAAGCTGCGCGGCTTCGCGCAGGACTCCGGCGAGGGCCGGTGGACGGTCGAGGCCGCCATCGACAACGCCGTGCCGCTGCCCGCGATCACGGCCTCGCTCTTCGCGCGGTTCGCCTCGCGCCAGGACGACTCCCCGCAGATGAAGATGATCGCCGCGCTGCGCAACCAGTTCGGTGGCCACGCGGTGGAGTCCAAGAGCGAGCACTGA
- the recF gene encoding DNA replication/repair protein RecF (All proteins in this family for which functions are known are DNA-binding proteins that assist the filamentation of RecA onto DNA for the initiation of recombination or recombinational repair.) → MHVTHLSLADFRSYARVEVPLDPGVTAFVGPNGQGKTNLVEAVGYLATLGSHRVASDAPLVRMGAERAVIRAQVRQGERQQLIELELNPGKANRARINRSSQVRPRDVLGIVRTVLFAPEDLALIKGDPGERRRFLDELITARSPRMAGVRSDYDRVLKQRNTLLKSAALARRHGGRTMDLSTLDVWDQHLARAGAELLAQRLDLISALQPLADKAYEQLAPGGGPVSLEYKPSAPGDGHTREALYEQLTAALEEARKQEIERGVTLVGPHRDDLLLKLGQLPAKGYASHGESWSYALALRLASYDLLRAEGNEPVLVLDDVFAELDARRRERLAELVAPGEQVLVTAAVDDDVPGVLTGTRFQVTDGAVDRV, encoded by the coding sequence ATGCACGTCACGCATCTGTCGCTGGCCGACTTCCGCTCGTACGCCCGGGTCGAGGTCCCTCTCGATCCGGGCGTCACCGCGTTCGTGGGCCCGAACGGCCAGGGCAAGACCAACCTCGTCGAGGCCGTGGGCTACCTCGCCACGCTCGGCAGCCACCGGGTCGCCTCGGACGCCCCGTTGGTGCGGATGGGCGCCGAGCGCGCCGTCATCAGGGCCCAGGTCCGCCAGGGCGAGCGCCAGCAGCTGATCGAGCTCGAACTCAACCCCGGCAAGGCCAACCGCGCCCGTATCAACAGGTCGTCGCAGGTCAGGCCCCGTGACGTGCTGGGCATCGTGCGGACGGTGCTGTTCGCGCCCGAGGACCTGGCGCTGATCAAAGGCGACCCCGGTGAGCGGCGCCGTTTCCTCGACGAGCTGATCACCGCGCGCTCCCCGCGCATGGCCGGGGTCCGCTCCGACTACGACCGCGTCCTGAAGCAGCGCAACACCCTCCTGAAGTCGGCCGCCCTCGCCCGGCGCCACGGCGGCCGGACCATGGACCTGTCCACGCTCGACGTCTGGGACCAGCACCTCGCCCGCGCGGGAGCCGAGCTGCTCGCCCAGCGGCTCGACCTGATCTCCGCGCTGCAGCCGCTCGCCGACAAGGCGTACGAACAGCTGGCTCCCGGCGGCGGCCCTGTCTCCCTGGAGTACAAGCCGTCGGCTCCCGGCGACGGCCACACGCGTGAAGCGCTCTACGAGCAGCTGACCGCCGCCCTGGAGGAGGCCCGCAAGCAGGAGATCGAGCGCGGCGTCACCCTGGTCGGCCCGCACCGCGACGATCTGCTCCTCAAGCTGGGCCAGCTCCCCGCGAAGGGGTACGCGAGCCATGGCGAGTCCTGGTCGTACGCGCTGGCGCTGCGCCTCGCCTCGTACGACCTGTTGAGGGCCGAGGGCAACGAGCCGGTGCTCGTCCTCGACGACGTGTTCGCGGAGCTGGACGCCCGCCGCAGGGAGCGGCTCGCGGAGCTGGTGGCCCCCGGCGAGCAGGTCCTCGTCACCGCCGCCGTGGACGACGACGTGCCGGGCGTGCTCACCGGCACGCGCTTCCAGGTGACGGACGGCGCGGTGGACCGCGTATGA